Proteins co-encoded in one Sporosarcina sp. FSL K6-1522 genomic window:
- the murD gene encoding UDP-N-acetylmuramoyl-L-alanine--D-glutamate ligase, whose protein sequence is MKNLEQFKGMRILVLGLARSGYAASKILHDAGANVVVNDAAPEEGNEEAAALRLQGIRVICGGHPQGILDEGFDLIVKNPGIPYSNAVLVEALAKAIPVWTEIELTYRISEAPIIAITGSNGKTTTTTLLYHMLNIGQRQPLIAGNIGTVSCAVAEKATEDNIIVLEASSFQLMGTEKFCPKIAVWTNLYDAHLDYHGTSEAYALAKANVLKNQTQNEYVIYNADQPELQAYVAHAVAQKIPFSLLGKKDQGISADAEKIYWNGEPYVDRSIIKLPGMHNLENILAATAAAILSGCDKSAIENVLSSFTGVRHRMQFVTELKGRKFFNDSKATNTLATKSALAAFDVPTILIAGGLDRGHSFDELQPFMGNVKAVVTLGETAEKFGQFAASCGIDKIVHAGDMKNAVNLAYAFTAEEDIVLLSPACASWDQYPSFEIRGDQFIEAVMQLDR, encoded by the coding sequence ATGAAAAATCTAGAGCAGTTTAAAGGAATGCGTATTCTCGTCCTCGGGCTTGCTAGAAGTGGTTACGCTGCATCAAAGATTTTACATGATGCGGGAGCCAATGTCGTTGTCAATGATGCAGCACCCGAAGAAGGCAATGAGGAAGCAGCGGCGCTCCGATTGCAAGGAATTCGTGTCATTTGTGGGGGTCATCCACAGGGGATTCTCGATGAAGGATTTGACCTAATTGTCAAGAATCCAGGCATACCTTATAGTAATGCAGTCCTCGTTGAAGCACTCGCAAAAGCGATTCCGGTCTGGACGGAGATTGAACTTACGTATCGGATAAGTGAAGCACCAATCATCGCGATAACAGGCTCGAACGGTAAGACGACAACAACGACATTGCTTTACCATATGTTGAATATTGGTCAGCGCCAGCCATTAATTGCGGGGAATATTGGAACCGTTTCTTGTGCGGTGGCTGAGAAAGCGACAGAGGACAATATTATTGTACTAGAGGCATCTTCTTTTCAGTTGATGGGAACGGAGAAATTTTGTCCGAAAATCGCTGTATGGACGAATTTATATGATGCGCACTTAGACTATCATGGAACGTCAGAAGCGTATGCGTTAGCGAAGGCCAATGTCTTGAAAAATCAGACCCAGAATGAGTATGTCATTTACAATGCGGACCAACCAGAGCTACAGGCTTATGTAGCGCATGCAGTTGCTCAAAAAATCCCCTTTTCACTACTTGGGAAAAAAGATCAAGGGATATCTGCAGATGCGGAGAAAATCTATTGGAATGGAGAACCTTATGTAGATCGCTCGATTATCAAGCTACCTGGCATGCATAACTTAGAAAATATCCTTGCAGCAACGGCAGCAGCCATTCTTTCGGGTTGCGATAAGTCGGCAATTGAAAACGTCCTCAGTTCCTTTACGGGTGTTCGCCATCGGATGCAATTTGTCACAGAGTTAAAAGGTCGAAAGTTTTTTAATGATTCAAAGGCAACAAACACACTGGCTACGAAGAGTGCACTCGCCGCGTTTGATGTACCGACCATTTTAATAGCAGGTGGTTTGGATCGTGGGCATTCGTTTGACGAGTTACAACCGTTTATGGGCAACGTGAAAGCGGTCGTGACACTCGGAGAAACGGCGGAGAAGTTTGGTCAATTTGCCGCTTCATGTGGGATAGATAAAATCGTTCATGCTGGGGATATGAAGAATGCGGTCAACCTAGCATACGCGTTTACTGCGGAAGAGGATATTGTTCTGCTCTCCCCAGCTTGTGCTAGTTGGGATCAATATCCTAGCTTTGAAATACGGGGAGATCAGTTCATAGAGGCTGTTATGCAATTGGATCGCTAA